TTTGATTTAGAGACAATGCCATCAATAGGCATGGCATTTAAAATATTTTCCACAGTTCTTGGAGCAGAAAATCTAATTAATTCTCCATCAGCACTTCCAAAATCTTCTATATCAAACTTAATTCTTATTTTTGAAAGTTCTTCTATCATGAAAACCACAATTCGATGAAATCTAAAGATATTACTTGATTATTCATTACTCATTGAATGTGAATCTATATTATTCTTTTTAGATTGTCGCTGATATAATCAATATCTTCAAGATTTACTCCAGGATGAATTGGGAGAGAAAAAATTTCTCTAGCTATCCTTTCGCATTCGGGTAATGGATCACTAATATATTTTTGATATAGCGGTAACATATGCACGGGGACTTCATAATAAATGGTTGCACCTATCCTTTTATCATGAAGTTTTTGCAATATTTTGTACCTTCTACGTGCATATTTTCCATGCAATCTTACTGTATAGAGATACCAAGCATGCTTCCGATTTTCATACTCAGTTGGTAATATCAATTTATCAAATGAAGATAATTCCTCAGACAATTTTTTCGCATTTTTTTTACGCTTCTTTAGAAATTCTGGTAATTTCTGAATCTGACATAATCCTATCGCAGCAGCAACCTCTGTCATTCTATAATTATGACCAACTCTGGTTACCCAATAGGGCCTTTCTTCACCGTGGATTCTAATGGTTCGTAATACATCCGCATAAGTCTCATCATTAGTGGTTATCATGCCACCTTCGCCTGTAGTCATGTTCTTGCCTCCATAAAAACTAAAACAAGTCATGTCACCGATGGAACCAATCTTGACATCATTATAAGAGGCTCCATGAGCTTGGGCCGCATCTTCTATTACAATCATATCTTCTTTTCGAGCGATTTCTAAAATTGGATCCATATCAACAGGCAGACCATAAAGATGTACTGGTAAAATAGCTCTAGCTCTTTCTGTTATTACTTCATTAACTGTTTCAGCATTCATACAGTATGTTTCAGGATCGATGTCTGTAAAAATCGGTTTGGCTCCAGTTAGTAGAATGGAAGTAGCTGTTGCGGAAAAAGTAAATGATGGGATTATCACATCATCTCCAGGTCCAATACCTGCAGCTAATAATGCGGCATGAAGGGCAGAAGTCCCACTATTTACAGCGATAGCGTATTTTGAACCTACTAATTTGGCGAATTTTCTCTCAAATTCCAAAACATTTGGTCCAAAACCACTTCTTTCAGTCAATTTACCACTTTTTAAAACAGCTGTAACCGCCTCAATCTCTTCTTCTCCGATCATCGGTTCATTAATTTTTATCAGATCTCTCATACTATCAATTATCCTCAAGATTAAGCATAAGTATTGTATCATCGAATTATATCTTTTTTATCGATTTTGTTAAAAAGCATTTCTTGTTTAGTTATTACTGTTCTTTATAGCAAAATTTATTACCGCCTCCTTTGATTCTTGGTTAATCGCATTTGGAGGTTAAACTTAAACTTGCAGAAAAACAGCTCCGCGAGCATACCTGTGGCTATTTTAAAGGATGGTGATAGAAAATCCAAAGGAAAAAACGCTCTATATTCGAATATTATGGCAGCAACAATTCTAGGGCAGGCAATGAAGAGTTCGCTAGGACCTAATGGTCTTGATAAAATGCTTGTAGATGCTATAGGAAATTCCACAGTGACAAATGATGGAGCTACCCTGCTTAAACGCATGGAGGTACAACATCCAATAGGCAAAATGCTTGTAGAAATTGCAAAAACCCAAGACGAGATGGTGGGGGATGGAACTACAACTGTTGTTATTTTAGCAGGGGAATTCTTAAAAGAGGCTAGAGAACTTTTAGATAAAAGAATTCACCCATCCATTATAATGAATGGTTATCAAATAGCCTGTGAAAAGGCACAAGAAATTTTGAAAGAAATTGCACTAAAAATAGATCTAAAAGATAAAACTGTATTAAGAAAGGTTGCACAAGTTGCGATATCTACGAAAATGTTGGCTGAGCACAAAGGTATATTGGTCGAACTTATTCTAAGTGCGGTTTTACAGGTAACAAGAAAAACACCAAAAGGATACGATATAGATCTTGACGACATTAGCATTCAAAGAAAACCTGGTGGTTCGCTTGATGAAACGACCTTGGTTAATGGTGTGATAATAGATAAAGAAATTGCACATGTGGCGATGCCTCGAAGAGTTGACAATACTAAAATCGCATTAATTGTTTTACCTTTTGAAATAAAAAAAACAACAATCGATTCTAAGATAAACATACAAAATCCAGATCAGTTGAAGACGTTTACTGTAGAAGAAGAGAATATGTTAAAAAAGATGGTGGGCAAGCTTCACGATGAAGGAGCAAATGTATTATTTTGCCAAAGAGAAATAAGTGAGAAAGCTCAAAAAATGTTAGCAAATGAAAATATACTCGCTGTGAAAAGAGTAAAGGTAGCAGATATGGAAAGGATAGCTAAGGCTACTGGTGGTAAAATAATAATTACGATTGATGAACTTGAAATCAAGGATCTTGGCTCAGCAAAATCGGTTAAGGAAAGAAAATTCGGCAAAGATAAGTTAATACTAGTTGAAGGTTGTAAGAATCCCAAAGCGGTGACAATTTTTATTCGTGGAGGAACCAATAAAGTAATTGATGAAGCAAGAAGATCGATTCTTGATGGACTTCATGTTTTAAAAGATGTAATTAATGAACCATTGGTTCTTGGCGGCGGTGGCGCATCTGAACTGGAAGTCTCAAAAAGATTAATAGCCTTAGCTGAGAAAACAAAAGGAAAAGAACAGTTAGCTATTAAATCATTTGCTAAAGCTTTGGAATCTATACCTACCACTTTGGTTGAGAACGCAGGCCATCGGTCTATAGATATTTTGACTAAATTGCGTTCAGATCACAAAAGAGATAATATTTGGAGCGGAGTATCACCATTAGACGGTAAAGTAATTGATACTTATGAAAATGGAGTGCTTGAACCTTTAATTATTAAAACTCAAGCAATTAGTTCAGCAAGTGAAGCTGCACAAATAATTTTAAAAATAGATGATGTAATAGCTAGCAGTAAATCCGAAATTGGAGATACGCAAGCTAAAGATCAAGAGGAAAACACAAGTGAAGAAGAAAAAGAAATCTAATGAAGGGACAGTCTCAATTGGACCCAGGAAACTAACTAGATTTGAGAAGGCCAAAGTCATCAGTGCTAGAGCGCTTCAAATAGCCATGGGAGCGCCAGTATTGATTAATATTTCTGAAAGTGAAGATTCGCCAATTGAAATAGCCTTAATTGAATTAAAAGAAGGAATTCTTCCAATTAGTATTAGAAGAAGTTTGCCTGATGGCGCTAGTCAAAATATACCATTAAAATACTTATTGGAAAATGAATTAGACTAATTATTATTAAGTATAATAAGGCATGCACTCTAGGTACTATAGAATTTCTAAATAGCGATTATTGAGAACCGGTTCTATTGATAATTCTATTGCTGGATTAAATGCAAGATTGTGAATATTGATCCAACGATCTGGAAAGTATTTCAATATTCTTGGGGTGGAATCCTATAATTAAAGGAGGTGAAACTTGCTATGCTGGCAGTCCTGAATTTTATGGTATTCCGAATCTACGCCAGCAACATTGTAAAGCAAGCGGTAAAATAAGATCTCTTCTGCAATAACGAATGCAATAGATAATTTAGAAAAATCAAACCAATGCATTGAAAGCGAAATTATTTGATTCCACTTTCCCAATACTTACATCTAATATAAGCTGAAGATACTATTTAAAGTGAGTGTCTATAATGAACATCCAAATATTTTCAATTAATTAATTTAATGCCCATTACCAGGGCATCTGCTCCATCTTGATAATAAGCTTTAATTTTACGAATAGATTCAAAACCAATTTTTTTGTAAAGAGTTATTGCATTATGATTAGTCGTTCGCACTTCCATAAAACACTCGCTTACTTTCTGCTTTTTTAGAGCATTAACCGCTTCTATCAATAACTTTCCTCCGATTCCTTTTTTTCGATATTCCTTCTTAACTGCGATAGAGACAATATGTCCTTTTTTTACCACTCTGAACTTTCTAAAGTCAGAAAAACCATTTTCAAGCCTGCACATAATATATCCTAAAATTTCACCATTCATTTTAGCTACAAGAAAAGAATCTGGACAGTTTTTACGAATATCTAAAAAAAATAGCGGAGTATAATTTTCAGGTAAGCATTCTCTATTCAATAGAATTACATCATCTAAATCCTCTGCAGAAAATTTTCTCAATGTTAAATTCTTAGTCGACATAGATGTGCCCAATTATTTTCCCCAGATTATCTCTTCTTAATATAAGAGCTTAATAAATTTAGAGATTAAAAATTACACTACAGTAATGTATAAGTTTGTTTTACTGTAATACAATCTATTTACAACGAATTTGTCTCTTTATTTGTTTTAAAAAGAATTGTTATTGACAATTTACTCGATGAAGATCTAATGTAGCAGAATTTTGAATATCATTCTAAAAATGAATCGACTGAACTCGATAAATTCCTTAGAATTCTTTCTACAACATCGATAGAATTGTTTCGGAGACCACAATCTGGATGTACGTAGGCTATATTATTCAGATCTATTAATCTAGAGATCTCTTCTAATCTCTTGATTATTTCTATGTCGCTATCTACATCATTTATTTTACTAACTTGTGTTCCAATACAGCCAAAACCAATCTTCTTTGAAGCTTTTTCGATATCCTTTTTGGAAATGATTTTCAGATTTTCTTTTTCGATATTACCACTAAAAGCTAAACTTAAGACGGAGGCATTCAAATCTAAGAGATTACCAAACAAATTTTTAACTCGAGATATGCTGCCACATACATGTATGCTGAGCTTATCTCGCCATTTTTCTTTTTCAATTGATTTTTCAAGCATATTATTAATGATCTTTATCGCCATTTCTGGCCTCATAAATCCTCCGGATAGTCCAGGCTCATCTATTTGTACTAATGATCCCAATTCCAAAAGTCTGATAATTATTGGTTGAATTGCTAAAGAAATATCCTCATAAATCCTTGTGTCCATAACGCTTGTATAATAACTCTTAATTCCATTCATAGCACAAGTCATCCCCAAAGTGATCGGTCCTGTTAGGGCCGTCTTAATTGAGACATCATTTCCAAGTCTTCTAATGTAATCTGATGAGAAAATAAAATCAGAAATCTTTTCAAATTCATTTACTTCATCAAGACTTTGAATTTTTTTTCCAATGCAAAGTTTGCCTTTTTCATCGATTAATCCAGGTATTTGATGGAAATATCCAATCATATCATACCTCTGTTCGCCATCAGAAATTATATCAATCTTGTTAGCCAGTTGAAGATCAATGATGGTCTTAATTGAATCATCTAAAGAATTATGAAATCTTGGAAAACTACCAATAATGGTTTTTTTCAAAATCAAAAGCATACACCTCTGGTTAGAATTCAAATTTATTTAGCATTCAAGCTATTCTTTACTTCCAGTATAAAATTCAACTCAAAAAAGATTCAATTATGCATATATTAATCTAGACATAAAAATAATCTAAGCCTTAATAGTACATGTATGGCATTATTTGGAGTCTTTTACATAAAACTATATTACACAATAATCGGCTAATGTTTGAGCAGGGAGCTAATTTAAGAGCTTTTCTTACTTGACTTCTTAGTACTTTTCTGACCCTTTTTTTGAATTTCCTTTGAGATTTGTTCCATAGTCTTCCCCTCAGTCTTTATTCCAAGATTCTTTGCGGTTTCAAGTAATAGATTTGTTTCCTGTGTTCTGGTAACTGCTGGACTAACTTCGGAACTAGGTGTAGTGATCTTTCCTTCAGAGGCCTGTCGATATTGCTTGATGGCATCGCCAACTGATTTAGCTAATTCTGGTAATTTCTTAGGCCCGAAAATTATCAATACGATTGCTAGAATGAGTGCTATTTCCCAAGGTCCAATAAAAGGCATAATAATACATCTCCTAATTTAGATTAGGTTTCATGCTTTTTAATAAATCTTAACCCTTTATCACTATTTAAATAACTTTGCTATATTCTTATTGAGATCTACTTTCAAATAATTCGCAACGGGCTTACATTTAGTACGCAATAAAATTGCTCTCGGTGGTTTTGGTTTATACTCTGGTAGAGTTTCAAGATGAGCCATGCCTTTAGCAACTACAAAATCACTCACATAAAATGCCTTTAGAAATTTTTTTGAACAATATTTGGGAATGAATCCAATAGAATCTGCACCTGTTGTAATTATTTTATCAGCTACCTTATCAATTCCAGCTATCTTCACATCATCTAATGTAGCATCATTGCTTATAGGAGCACCTTTTACAGCTACAGTTACTTCAGACCCATAGGATTTGATTTCATTTATCAATAATCTATCGAGTACTATCTCGCCAGCATTATCTGTAAGGAATATTACATTTGTTGCATTCTTTATCATTTTTTCGATATTTGCTATATCGTCTATCGCTAAATCAACTTCAGCTCTTATTATTTCGCTCTTTATATCCTCATATTTGAACTCGTGTCCAAGCACACCAAGTTCAATAGTGTTTCCTACTATAGAAGCTAGACAAGCTTTTCTAAATCTAAGTGACTGATTCCTCTGCGAATAAATGAGTTTCTCAATTGTTGGAAGAATTTCAAGTGCTTTATTATTGCTGATTATTTTATCTTTCTTAAAAGGATCAGGATTTTCTGTTTCTTCTTTGATAATTCTGTCTCTTATCGTGCCTAGATGCGAAGGAATAGAATCTTTATTCAATTCTTCTGATAATTTTTTTGAAACTTTTATCAGAACTTTCTTCTGTAATTCTTCATCACCAGTGGCTTTTCTCGTTTCAACATACGCTCTATGAATTAAACATTCAATGCATTCTAAACCGATCTTCATTCAGATACGCACTAATCCGAATTATTTATAATTGTAATGCAAGCTCTCGCAGTATTGATTCTTGGTCATCTGCTTTTACTACTCCGCTTGCCAATAAGACACCTTCAGATCCTAGATCAATTGCGGATTTTACATCTTCTCCATTTGTTATACCGGCTCCACAAAGAATTGCAACTGAATTATTGACCTCTTTAACTAATGAAACAGTATCTGTAATTATTTCAGGATTAACTTTAGAGACAGCTGCTCCCTTCCCAATCAATTCTGGCGGCTCAATAGCAATCATATCAGGATTTAATGCTGCTATTGCTTTGCTAATATTTGCAGTACTGGCACATACTACTGTTATTAATCCTAGGGATTTGGCTCTTATTATCGCTGATTCAATATCAGATAATTTTAATCGATTTTCTGAATGATTTATTAATGTCCCAATTGCTCCCGCTTCCTTAATAGACTCGGGTAAAATTTTTCCTGTATTTGCACCTGCTTCAATTGGATCTATATGTTGTGCAAAGATAGGAATCTTGCATTTTTCGAAAATAGCGCTTATGTCTGTAAATTGGGGCGCTATAGCTATACATTTACTCGTGTCTGAACTTATTTTCTCTGCAATTTGGGAAAGTTCTATCGCTCTTCTACCTGTGCCTTCTAAATAGGTTTTAAAATTGATTAGTATCAATGGCTTCTTTAAAGACATCCCACTTTTCAAGTATTAATCCCCTTTTTATTTTTAATTTAAAATTGTTAGTAGTGAAATCATGATAAATATTTATTTTATTCTTTGAGTTTTCCCTTAAAAATAGGAAAAAAACCAAAAAGAATTTTATTCCATAATAAATTAAATTAATTTGGTGTACATTTTATGATAAATGTTGCTAAGACAACGGTATCTATAATTAAAGCTGATGTTGGATCTCTAGTCGGTCATCATATTGTTCATCCAAAACAAATTGAGATAGCGAAAAAATACATGGAGAAAGGAAAAAAAGCTGGTATAATAAATGATTTTCATGTAACTCATTGTGGAGACGATCTAGAATTAATTATGACCCACAATAAAGGGGAGAATAATGCTAAAGTACACAAGTTATCTTGGGAGGTTTTTCAGGAAGTAACTAAACAAGGTTCAAAAAATCTCAAGCTATATGCAGCTGGCCAGGATCTATTAACCGATTCATTTTCAGGTAATGTCAAGGGAATGGGGCCTGGAGTTGCTGAAATAGAAATAGAAGAAAGGCAAAGCGAACCCGTTGTTATTTTTCTAGCAGACAAGACTTCCCCCGGTGCTTGGAATCTACCATTGTTTAAAATTTTTGCTGATCCATTTAATACAGCAGGATTAATAATTGATCCAAATCTTCACGATGGTTTTATATTTGAGGTACTTGATGTAATGGAGGGCAAAACTGTAAAAATTAAATGCCCTGAAGAGATGTATGATATTCTTGCTCTAATCGGAGATCCAAATCTTTATGTAATTTCAAAAATTGAGCGCCATGATGGCTTGTTAGCTGCTGCTGCAAGTACCACCCGTCTATCTCTTATTGCAGGTCGTTATGTTGGAAAAGACGATCCAGTCTGCATCGTACGCGCTCAACATGGTCTGCCTGCAGTAGGTGAAATATTAGAAGCTTTTACTTTCCCCCATCTGGTTCCAGGTTGGATGCGTGGATCGCACTTCGGTCCTTTGATGCCAGTAAGTGTAGAGAATACGATGAATAAGTGTACTCGTTTTGATGGGCCGCCACGTGTTGTTGCTTTAGGTTTTCAAATAACTAACGGGGAGCTTGTAGGACCGGCTGACTTATTCGCTGATCCTGCCTTCGATCATACAAGAGATAAAGTAAATCAGGTAGCAGATTACATGAGACAACATGGCCCTTTCATGCCACATCGACTAGGAAAGGAAGAAATGGAATATACAACTTTACCATCCGTACTTAAAAAATTAAAAGATCGATTTAGAAGTGCTGATTGATCTGTTAGACTCGAATCATCAAGCTGCCAATTCAATATCCGTCATTTAATTGGCATAGTGATTATTATTGTGATATCATTCACATTTGAACCTGTGGGTCCTGTAAATATCAATTCGTTAATTTCTCTAAAGAAATTATAAGAATCATTATTGCTCAAGTATTCCAAAGGCAACAAATTTTTCCTCTCAGCTTTCATAGCACTTTTACCGTCAATTATTGCACCTGCTGCATCGGTTGGGCCATCTATGCCATCTGTGCCTAGAGACGCTATCGATACGCCATTTAATCCTTTAATTTTTGTAAGAGCACTCAGAATAGCTTCCTGATTACGCCCTCCTTGACCCTTTCCACTAACTGTTACAGTAGTCTCACCTCCTAATATCATGGCGAAAGGTTTGGTGGTATTCTCACGATTAACTATCTTTTCTAAAGCTAGAGCTGAATAAAATAATCCAGCATATCTAGCTTCCCCTTCTAGACAAGATGTTAAAAATAAGGATTCTACATTTAATTCATTCAATTTTTGCATGGCTGCATTACATGCAACTCGATTATTTCCAATTACTATATTATCTACATTCTGAAATATTTTATCTTGAGGTTTTGGAGTCTCTGATGTTTTATTTACTATTCCCTCTTCAAATCTTTTTTTAATTGAATCTGAGATGTTATTCCATAAGTTGTATTTTTTTAAAACATTTACAGCATCCTCAAAACGACTATTATCAGGCACCGTTGGGCCAGAAGCAATAACATCTAAAGGATCGTTAACAACATCCGACAAAATTAAACTAACAAGCTTTGTGGGATGAACTGCTTTAGCTAACATCCCGCCCTTAAATTTGGATAGGTGCTTTCTAACAGAATTCATTTCGTTGATAGTAGCGCCAGAGTACAACAGGCTCTTTGTAATTTCTTGTTTTTCAGAAAGGTTTACTCCATTAGCTGGTAAAGGCATCATTGCTGAACCCCCGCCTGATATTAAGCATATTACTAAATCATTTTCATTGGCATCCCTAGCAACCTCCAACATCTTTTCTACGCCTTCAATGCCGTTGTCCTTAGGTATTGGGTGGCTGACTTCGTTAAGCTTTATGATATTTGTTCTATAATCTTCGGAAGTATGCTCAAGAATATTAATTATGCCATGCGAAATCCTATTGACTAGTATTTCTTCAAGTGCCTTTGCCATTGAACCAGTAGCTTTTCCTCCACCGATAACAAATATTCGTTCATATTTATTCAAATCAAAAGAGAGACCTTTGATATTCAGAATTTTGCCATCGAAATCTATCTTAGATTTAATCAATTCATATGGGTCTATTTTTTCTAAAACATAATCAAGACTTTCAAGTATTATGCGTCTGCTATCACGATCAGCACTTGATTCGCCATTTTTGACCAATTCTTCTTTATTCCTAATCATGATAACCTTCTTAACTCCAAAATTACTTCAGATTTAAAAAATAATTCAAATCTATTGGGCGAACATTTCTTTTTTTGGATAGCATTCAATTAGGAAATCACTATATTTATATCATAAGATTTCTTCTTTTATTCAAAAAATATATTCAAACAGGTATTCAAAATGAAGATTAATTCTCAAAAATGTGTTGGATGTGCACTTTGCATACCATACTGTGTTGAAGCAGCAATTACAATGGGCTCAGACAGGAAAGCAACAATAAACAGAGATAAATGTATCGAATGCGCTGTATGCTACAACTCATCGATATGTCCTGTGGATGCATTTGAACTGGAAGAACTCGAATGGCCAAGATCGGTAAGAGAGGTTTTCGCAACCGTCTATAAATCTCACAGCCAGACCAACGTACCTGGTCGTGGAACTGAGGAAATGAAAACAAACGATGTAACTGGAAGATTTAAAGATGGAGAAGTTGGTTTTTCTATAGATATGGGCCGACCTGGGGTTGGCGTTGATCTAATAGATGCTGAGAAGCTTGCTATGGCTTTAGCAAAAATTGGTATTGAATTTGAGCCTGAGAACCCGATTACGCATCTTATGAAGGATCCCAAGACTGGTGAGCTTAAGGATGATGTCAAACAAGAGCGAGTTCATTCATGCATTCCAGAATTTAAAACAAACATGGAGAGGCTTCCAGAAATTCTAGACACACTAAAGAAAATATCTCAAGAAATCAATACTGTATTCAGTTTGGGTCTTTGTTTAAAATTAACTCCAGAAGGCGAAATCCCTGAATTCATAAAGAACTATTTAGATGAAAATAAGATTCCCTATTATCTTGGTGGAAAAACAAATATTGGTTTAGGAAAACCATTAGCAAAAATTTGAGGTGAGATATAGTAATGACACATACTTTACATAGATCTGGAGATGCTGAATCCTTAAAATCAGATTATGTTGTACTTGTACTTCCGGCTCAAGGATTTAATAACGAAGGTTCAGCTCCAAAAATGCGTAAAATTCTAGAAATAATATTAAATCACAACCCTGTAAATTTCGGGGATATGCGTACTGGCAACTATTTCAGAAAAGGAATGAAACCTATACTTGATAATACACAAGATAATTCGATTGTACACGGCGTATTCACAAATAGAAAAGATTTGGAGGAGTGCATTGCGGAACTTAAAGATGCTGATTTAGGAATATCTACTGTAGTTACAGGATTATTTGATGATGTATGGGATTCAGTGAAGAAGGTTGGTCTAACTCCTCATAGTATTAATTTATCTTTAGGTGTCTGGGGAAAGAAAGAACTTCTTCCAGAACAAGAAGTACTAGATATAACTACACAATGTGGTCATCACTGCATAGCTCCAAACTTGGTAAAAAAATTAGCAAATGATGTCAAAAAAGAAAAGATATGTATTGAAGAAGCAGCAAGAGTTATTGCAAAGCAATGCGTTTGTGGAGTAGCTAATCCATTAAGAACAGAAAAAATTCTTGAGCAGTTTATCAAAAAATGAAGCAGACATCGTTAGAAAGACATAAATTTCCAAGGAATTAATCTAAGGTAACTAATGGAGTTCTTAGAAGATGTGTACAATGTTACTTTTAATACCTGATCGGTGTACTGGGTGCAGAATGTGCGAACTCGCTTGTACAATGGCTCATGAAAAACTCTTCAATCCAAATAAATCAAGGATATCAATACAATTTGAAGGAACACCTGAGCTTTGGAATCCTAGTGT
The Candidatus Bathyarchaeota archaeon genome window above contains:
- the rimI gene encoding ribosomal protein S18-alanine N-acetyltransferase, whose protein sequence is MGTSMSTKNLTLRKFSAEDLDDVILLNRECLPENYTPLFFLDIRKNCPDSFLVAKMNGEILGYIMCRLENGFSDFRKFRVVKKGHIVSIAVKKEYRKKGIGGKLLIEAVNALKKQKVSECFMEVRTTNHNAITLYKKIGFESIRKIKAYYQDGADALVMGIKLIN
- the thsB gene encoding thermosome subunit beta, which gives rise to MQKNSSASIPVAILKDGDRKSKGKNALYSNIMAATILGQAMKSSLGPNGLDKMLVDAIGNSTVTNDGATLLKRMEVQHPIGKMLVEIAKTQDEMVGDGTTTVVILAGEFLKEARELLDKRIHPSIIMNGYQIACEKAQEILKEIALKIDLKDKTVLRKVAQVAISTKMLAEHKGILVELILSAVLQVTRKTPKGYDIDLDDISIQRKPGGSLDETTLVNGVIIDKEIAHVAMPRRVDNTKIALIVLPFEIKKTTIDSKINIQNPDQLKTFTVEEENMLKKMVGKLHDEGANVLFCQREISEKAQKMLANENILAVKRVKVADMERIAKATGGKIIITIDELEIKDLGSAKSVKERKFGKDKLILVEGCKNPKAVTIFIRGGTNKVIDEARRSILDGLHVLKDVINEPLVLGGGGASELEVSKRLIALAEKTKGKEQLAIKSFAKALESIPTTLVENAGHRSIDILTKLRSDHKRDNIWSGVSPLDGKVIDTYENGVLEPLIIKTQAISSASEAAQIILKIDDVIASSKSEIGDTQAKDQEENTSEEEKEI
- a CDS encoding ARMT1-like domain-containing protein → MKIGLECIECLIHRAYVETRKATGDEELQKKVLIKVSKKLSEELNKDSIPSHLGTIRDRIIKEETENPDPFKKDKIISNNKALEILPTIEKLIYSQRNQSLRFRKACLASIVGNTIELGVLGHEFKYEDIKSEIIRAEVDLAIDDIANIEKMIKNATNVIFLTDNAGEIVLDRLLINEIKSYGSEVTVAVKGAPISNDATLDDVKIAGIDKVADKIITTGADSIGFIPKYCSKKFLKAFYVSDFVVAKGMAHLETLPEYKPKPPRAILLRTKCKPVANYLKVDLNKNIAKLFK
- a CDS encoding glycerate kinase — protein: MIRNKEELVKNGESSADRDSRRIILESLDYVLEKIDPYELIKSKIDFDGKILNIKGLSFDLNKYERIFVIGGGKATGSMAKALEEILVNRISHGIINILEHTSEDYRTNIIKLNEVSHPIPKDNGIEGVEKMLEVARDANENDLVICLISGGGSAMMPLPANGVNLSEKQEITKSLLYSGATINEMNSVRKHLSKFKGGMLAKAVHPTKLVSLILSDVVNDPLDVIASGPTVPDNSRFEDAVNVLKKYNLWNNISDSIKKRFEEGIVNKTSETPKPQDKIFQNVDNIVIGNNRVACNAAMQKLNELNVESLFLTSCLEGEARYAGLFYSALALEKIVNRENTTKPFAMILGGETTVTVSGKGQGGRNQEAILSALTKIKGLNGVSIASLGTDGIDGPTDAAGAIIDGKSAMKAERKNLLPLEYLSNNDSYNFFREINELIFTGPTGSNVNDITIIITMPIK
- a CDS encoding 4Fe-4S ferredoxin: MKINSQKCVGCALCIPYCVEAAITMGSDRKATINRDKCIECAVCYNSSICPVDAFELEELEWPRSVREVFATVYKSHSQTNVPGRGTEEMKTNDVTGRFKDGEVGFSIDMGRPGVGVDLIDAEKLAMALAKIGIEFEPENPITHLMKDPKTGELKDDVKQERVHSCIPEFKTNMERLPEILDTLKKISQEINTVFSLGLCLKLTPEGEIPEFIKNYLDENKIPYYLGGKTNIGLGKPLAKI
- the fbp gene encoding fructose-1,6-bisphosphate aldolase/phosphatase, producing MINVAKTTVSIIKADVGSLVGHHIVHPKQIEIAKKYMEKGKKAGIINDFHVTHCGDDLELIMTHNKGENNAKVHKLSWEVFQEVTKQGSKNLKLYAAGQDLLTDSFSGNVKGMGPGVAEIEIEERQSEPVVIFLADKTSPGAWNLPLFKIFADPFNTAGLIIDPNLHDGFIFEVLDVMEGKTVKIKCPEEMYDILALIGDPNLYVISKIERHDGLLAAAASTTRLSLIAGRYVGKDDPVCIVRAQHGLPAVGEILEAFTFPHLVPGWMRGSHFGPLMPVSVENTMNKCTRFDGPPRVVALGFQITNGELVGPADLFADPAFDHTRDKVNQVADYMRQHGPFMPHRLGKEEMEYTTLPSVLKKLKDRFRSAD
- a CDS encoding DNA-directed RNA polymerase subunit K, whose amino-acid sequence is MKKKKKSNEGTVSIGPRKLTRFEKAKVISARALQIAMGAPVLINISESEDSPIEIALIELKEGILPISIRRSLPDGASQNIPLKYLLENELD
- a CDS encoding DegT/DnrJ/EryC1/StrS family aminotransferase, which produces MRDLIKINEPMIGEEEIEAVTAVLKSGKLTERSGFGPNVLEFERKFAKLVGSKYAIAVNSGTSALHAALLAAGIGPGDDVIIPSFTFSATATSILLTGAKPIFTDIDPETYCMNAETVNEVITERARAILPVHLYGLPVDMDPILEIARKEDMIVIEDAAQAHGASYNDVKIGSIGDMTCFSFYGGKNMTTGEGGMITTNDETYADVLRTIRIHGEERPYWVTRVGHNYRMTEVAAAIGLCQIQKLPEFLKKRKKNAKKLSEELSSFDKLILPTEYENRKHAWYLYTVRLHGKYARRRYKILQKLHDKRIGATIYYEVPVHMLPLYQKYISDPLPECERIAREIFSLPIHPGVNLEDIDYISDNLKRII
- the tpiA gene encoding triose-phosphate isomerase codes for the protein MSLKKPLILINFKTYLEGTGRRAIELSQIAEKISSDTSKCIAIAPQFTDISAIFEKCKIPIFAQHIDPIEAGANTGKILPESIKEAGAIGTLINHSENRLKLSDIESAIIRAKSLGLITVVCASTANISKAIAALNPDMIAIEPPELIGKGAAVSKVNPEIITDTVSLVKEVNNSVAILCGAGITNGEDVKSAIDLGSEGVLLASGVVKADDQESILRELALQL